ATGATGAATTCGGGTGGACAGCGCATGACCTCTTCGGCGCCGGCGGTTTCGGTGTGGGGCAAAGCCTGTCTTGCGTTGCGTCGGGAGCTGGGCGAGGCCGACTTCGGCTCGTGGCTGGCCCAGGCGGCGCTGCGCGAGGGGCCTGACGGCGCCCCCGTGCTGGTCACCCCGACCGGCGTCGCCCGCGACTGGATCCGCCGCAACGCCTGGCGCCGCATCTCCGAACTCTGGGCCCAGAACGACCCCGAGGGCCGTCGCCTGGACCTGAAGTCGAAGATGGAGTTCGAGGTCGCCGGCGGCGCCCCGCTGCCCTCGCACCCGCATGTCATCGAGACGGCCGAGCCGGTCTCCTCCGACGTGCCGCAGGTCTCGCCGCCGACCGCCGGCCCCGCCGCCCGCCCGGCCCGCAACTCAGGGCTCCAGGAACGCTTCAACTTCGACACCTTCGTGCCGGGCCCGGCCAACGAGTTCGCCCATGCGGTCGGCAAGCGCGTCGCCAGCTGGGCCGACGGCCACTTCAATCCGGTCGTCTTCCACGGCCCCTACGGCTTCGGAAAGACCCACCTGCTGAACGCCATGGCCTGGGAGGCCATGCGCAACGCCCCGGACAAGAAGGTCATCTACCTGACCGCCGAGCGGTTCCTGTCGACCTTCGTGCGCGCCGTGATGGATCGCCAGACGGCGGCCTTCAAGGAAGAGCTGCGGGCCGCCGACCTGCTGCTGATCGACGACGTGCATTTCATCGGCGGCAAACAGTCGTCGCAGGAAGAGCTGTTCCACACCCTGACCGCCCTGATGGAGGACGGCCGCCGGGTGGTGTTCTCGGCCGACCGGCCGCCCTCGGCCCTGACCGAGGTCGACGCCCGCCTGCGCAGCCATCTGTCGGCCGGCCTGGTCTGCGGCCTGGAGCCGGCCGACCGGACCCTTCGCCTCGGTATCCTTGAGCGCAAGCTGGACACGCTCGGCCGTCAGGCCGGGTTCGCGGCCTCGGCCCGTCCCGAGGTGCTGCAGTTTCTGGCCGACCGCTTCACCGACAGCGTGCGGGAGCTGGAAGGCGCCCTCAACACCCTGCTGGCCCGGGCCGGCGAGGACATCCGCACCGTCAGCCTCGACGAGGCCCAGAACATCCTGCGCCCCCACCTGCGCGGTGCGGAAAAGCGGGTGACCGTCGATGACATCCAGAAAGCCGTGGCCGAGCACTACAGCCTGCGCCAGGCCGACCTCCTGAGCGAACGCCGTAACCGGGCGATCGCCCGGCCGCGCCAGGCGGCCATGTGGCTGGCCAAGCAACTGACCACGCGATCGCTGCCGGACATCGGCCGCCGCTTCGGCGGGCGGGACCATACGACGGTGATCCATGCCGTGCGGCGGATCGAAGAGCTTAAAGCAGATGATCCGGTTCTGACGCGGGATCTCGAGACGCTGACGCGCAAGCTGCGGGGTTAGGCGCGCCCTCCCTCCCCGAATTGGGGAGGGCAGGCCCCCCGGGTCCGGCCGAAGGCCGGCCCGAGGACAGGCTACGGCCGGGTGGGGAAGTGGGTCACCACGCCGGCCGGTTAGTCTTCTCAGCGCACACTCTCGAAAGCTTGTGGCCGACTTCCCCACCCGACGCGCGTAACCGCGCGTCTGCCCTCCCCAAGTCGGGGAGGGAGGGCGACCGCGCCTAGAACCGCTTCCCCGCCACACCATACTGCGTGAAATACGCCAGCATCCGGGCCCAGCCGTCCCTGGCCGAGGCCTCGTCGTAGGTCGCCCGGTAGTCGGCGTGGAAGCCGTGCTGGGCGTTCGGGTAGACGATGATGTCCGCGCCGACCTTCTTGGTCCGCACCAGAATATCCCGGGCCGCCTCGACGTCCTTGATCGGGATGCCCTGGTCCTTGCCGGCGTAGAGGCCGAGCACCGGGCATTTCAGCACCCCGATCTTCTCCAGCGGCCATTCACGTTCCGGCTCGCCCAGGAACTGGCCCGGGGCGGGGCGGGCCAGACGG
The nucleotide sequence above comes from Caulobacter sp. NIBR1757. Encoded proteins:
- the dnaA gene encoding chromosomal replication initiator protein DnaA, giving the protein MTSSAPAVSVWGKACLALRRELGEADFGSWLAQAALREGPDGAPVLVTPTGVARDWIRRNAWRRISELWAQNDPEGRRLDLKSKMEFEVAGGAPLPSHPHVIETAEPVSSDVPQVSPPTAGPAARPARNSGLQERFNFDTFVPGPANEFAHAVGKRVASWADGHFNPVVFHGPYGFGKTHLLNAMAWEAMRNAPDKKVIYLTAERFLSTFVRAVMDRQTAAFKEELRAADLLLIDDVHFIGGKQSSQEELFHTLTALMEDGRRVVFSADRPPSALTEVDARLRSHLSAGLVCGLEPADRTLRLGILERKLDTLGRQAGFAASARPEVLQFLADRFTDSVRELEGALNTLLARAGEDIRTVSLDEAQNILRPHLRGAEKRVTVDDIQKAVAEHYSLRQADLLSERRNRAIARPRQAAMWLAKQLTTRSLPDIGRRFGGRDHTTVIHAVRRIEELKADDPVLTRDLETLTRKLRG